From the genome of Gracilinanus agilis isolate LMUSP501 chromosome 2, AgileGrace, whole genome shotgun sequence, one region includes:
- the ISLR gene encoding immunoglobulin superfamily containing leucine-rich repeat protein, with protein MKQLHLLWLASFLGSVSGCPEVCDCGEKYGFQIADCAYRDLQSVPPGFPANVTTLSLSANRLGDLEAGAFDEVPLLQSLWLAHNEIRVVAPGSLAPLVYLKSLDLSHNLISNFSWNDLHNLSALQLLKMDSNELAVIPKDAFKNLGDLRSLQLNHNRFLTLVDGTFEGLTSLSHLQINDNPFNCTCGLLWLKVWAVATAVSIPEQDNIACSSPPFLKGIPLGRLPPLHCAPPTVQLTYQPNQDGAELRDGFVLALHCDTDGQPPPEVQWRIQTPGGKVEITSPNVGPDGRVPGVAGSPQPRFQAFANGSLLIPGFGKQEEGTYSCRATNELGSAEGSVNVALASPGEASEDALGRKFHGKAVEGKGCYTVDNEVQPSGPEDNVVIIYLSSTNPKKNKANSLELLGPWILLLCFSHLIF; from the coding sequence ATGAAGCAGCTCCACCTACTGTGGCTAGCCAGCTTCCTGGGCTCTGTGTCAGGCTGCCCTGAGGTCTGCGACTGTGGTGAGAAGTACGGCTTCCAGATTGCAGATTGTGCCTACCGTGACCTCCAGTCAGTGCCCCCTGGCTTTCCAGCCAATGTCACCACTCTCAGCCTCTCTGCTAACCGTCTGGGAGACTTGGAAGCAGGTGCCTTTGATGAGGTGCCCTTGCTGCAGTCTCTATGGCTGGCCCACAATGAGATCCGGGTTGTGGCCCCTGGCAGCCTAGCCCCGCTGGTCTACCTCAAGAGCCTTGACCTGAGTCACAATCTTATCTCTAACTTCTCTTGGAATGACCTTCACAATCTCAGTGCCCTGCAGCTGCTCAAGATGGATAGCAATGAGCTGGCTGTGATACCTAAGGATGCCTTCAAAAACCTTGGGGATCTGAGGTCCCTACAGCTCAACCATAATCGTTTCCTGACTCTGGTTGATGGCACTTTTGAGGGGCTCACCTCCTTGTCCCACTTGCAGATCAATGACAACCCTTTTAATTGTACCTGTGGCTTGTTGTGGCTCAAAGTGTGGGCTGTGGCCACAGCCGTCTCCATCCCAGAGCAGGACAACATTGCCTGTTCTTCACCTCCCTTCCTCAAGGGCATCCCTCTGGGCCGACTCCCACCTCTACACTGTGCCCCACCTACGGTACAGCTCACTTACCAACCTAACCAGGATGGAGCTGAGCTCCGGGATGGTTTTGTCCTGGCCCTGCACTGTGACACTGATGGGCAACCCCCACCAGAGGTCCAGTGGAGGATCCAGACACCTGGTGGCAAGGTTGAGATCACCAGCCCCAATGTTGGGCCTGATGGACGGGTCCCAGGAGTAGCTGGGTCCCCCCAGCCCCGCTTCCAGGCATTTGCCAATGGCAGTCTGCTCATCCCAGGCTTTGGGAAACAGGAAGAAGGGACCTACAGCTGCCGGGCCACCAATGAGCTGGGAAGTGCAGAGGGCTCTGTGAATGTGGCTCTGGCTTCTCCAGGGGAAGCCAGCGAAGATGCCCTGGGCCGGAAGTTCCATGGCAAGGCGGTGGAGGGCAAGGGCTGCTACACAGTCGACAATGAGGTGCAGCCATCTGGGCCTGAAGATAATGTTGTCATCATCTACTTGTCTAGCACAAacccaaagaaaaacaaagcaaattccCTTGAGCTACTGGGCCCCTGGATTCTTTTACTGTGTTTTTCTCACCTGATTTTCtaa